The following is a genomic window from Adhaeribacter radiodurans.
TTCAAAAAATGCGGGGGTTTTAAAGCCTGGCACATCCGGATTTGGCGACCATTTAAAAGGCTTAAAAATTTGCAGTACTTGTTTTTTCTCGTTAAAACCTTGAAAATAAGAAACGTTTACCGGCGAAAAAGCCCGGGTAAAACCATCGGCGCCTTTTACCTGAATAATTTCTTTGTTGTAGAAATAGCTTAACGCCCCGGACAAAGTTTCTCCGGTAGTAAGTACTACTTTACCGGCTACCCATTCGTGCTTATTTAAATTTTGAGCAAAAGCCGGATAACAAAATGTAGAAATTATAAGAAAAATGCTCCAAAAATAAAGCGATTTCTGAAACATAGCTTTTGGGTTTAGTAAATAAAAGAATAGGTTTAGTTACACATGCCAGTTGAACTAGCTAAAATGCTGATAAGTATACGGTAAAAGTAGTACTTTTTTTATTAAATTATTTGGCGAGTTGGTAGAGTTGATGCAATAAATTAAATATTTGATAATAGTATTTAATTTATTGCAATAATAGTTCAACAAATTAAGCGTCTTATTGAGCTAATTAAGCTGTTTTTAGTAAAAAATATTCTAAATTTTAAATTGATTATAAACTAGGATTAATTTAAAATGCTTTTGTTGAATTTTTGATTAAAATAATTTAAATTGTACTATTTAGTTATTATGATTGATAGTTTTTCAAGGGTTGAATATAAATAATAGGGGCTTTTAGAAGAAGATGATATAAATTTTAAAGCAGTTTGTTTAAAATAGAATCTTAAGTAAAACCTATTTGCTTACAAATTATAAGTTAAAAGGAGAGTAATAAATTTAATCGTTATTCAGGTTAAAGAAGGTTAACTTTAAATTAAAACCAGATAAGACTATTATTTCAGGAGTTAATTACCTAACTAAGATTAGATTTTTATACTTAGCATTCTGATTTAAATATAGCAAAGACCGGCAATCAAAGCCGGGTCAGATACTTTTATAGGATCGTACCCTGGAAAACGTGCGCCAGGAACAAAAAATTTGGTTACGACTTAAGCTTCGACGATTGTACAAGTAGACTTATAATTGCCATTTACTTCGCCTGGAAATACAATGGTTTTTGGGGTGGCTCCAGCAACCACGGCGAAGAATGCGAGATTGGCTGGTAAAAGTAAACAGGTGATTGTAAATTAATTAAATGGAAAATTCTTAAGCTAAACTCTTCTATCTAATACCCGTACCTCCTTAAAACCTAAAAACTATGAATTCTTTACCACTTGCTATCCGGAAAATAGTAGTACCAATAGATTTTTCAGACTTATCGCAACAAGCTTTTCAGGTAGCATTGCAATTAGCCCGAAAAAGCGGAGCAATGATTAAGTTGCTGCACATCATTGAATTACCTTTAACATCTGGCTACGGTACTTCTTACGCGGGTATCGAAATGAATCCGGTTGGGGCTTACCAGAGTTATGATTTTATGCTGCCGGAACTGCTTGAGCAATCAAAACAACAAATGAACCGATTAGTGGAAGCGGGTAATGTTCAAGGGGTAATTGTGGAGGCGGAAGTGGTAGCGGACCTGGCAGTAAATAAAATTGTGAATGTAGTTACCGAGGAGCAAGTAGATTTGGTAGTAATTGGTTCTGCGGGAGCAGATGGGCTGGAAGAATTATTGATTGGCTCGGATGCGGAGGATGTAGTCCGCCACTGTCCTTGCCCGGTACTTACTATTAAGCAGCCGGCTGCTGTCAACTTCGAGGTAAAACAAATTTTATTTCCTTCGGATTTTGCTCCTGAAACTGCTACCATTGTTCCTTATCTTACTTTTTTTCAGCAATTCTTTGGTGCCCAATTAAATTTATTATACGTCCGGACTAAGAATGATTCCATTAGCGAGCAGGAATTAAAAGATAGAATGCTGGCTTTTGTAAATGCCCATCAATTAACAGCTGTAAATTTGTTTATTCAACCTAATTCTTCTGCCAGCGATGGCATTCTGGAGGTAGTAAGCACCGTAACTCCGGATTTAATTTTAATGCCTACGCATGGACGTACCGGCTTTGCTCATTTGTTTCATAAAAGTGTGGCCGAAAGTGTGGTAAACCATGCCTCTATTCCGGTGTTAACCTTCCATTGGCCAAACGCGCAATCCTAAAACCGTTATTATAAAATGCATTATTTTGTAAGTAGGAAGCTAAAAAAGATTTTAGAATTTAAAAGAATGAAATCATTTTTAGTAACTTATAATAAAAGAGCTATGTAAAAATAAGGCTTGTTTCTACTAACTTAATACTTGTGGCCATTTACTTACCTGAAATAAGCGTATTTTTGTTCTTTATTCAATTTAAGGCGGCAAGTGAGCCCGCTGATAATTTGTTTTATGGCGGCAAAAACAAATATTCTTTTTATTCTTAATCCTAAATCCGGGCGTACCAGTCAGGTTAATGTACCCGAATTACTAAGCCGTTACCTGGATGCGTCTAAATTTACCTCAAAATTAGTTTTTACCGAGTATGCAGGCCACGCCACAGAATTGGCCCGACAGGCCGCTAAAGATGGTTATAAAATAGTAGGAGCCATTGGGGGAGATGGCACTGTTAACGAGGTAGCCACGGGTTTACTAGATTCAGATGCTATTTTAGCAATTCTACCAAAAGGCTCCGGTAATGGATTGGCGCGCCACCTGGATATTCCCCTGAATCTTCGCCACGCAATCCGGATTATAAACGAATACTATTCCTCTGCTATTGATACTTGTACTATTAACGATCATCCGTTTTTTTGTACGGCCGGTATAGGGTTCGATGCTTATATAAGTTCCGTATTTGCCAGTAGTACCAAGCGGGGCTTGCAAACCTATATCCGGCTGGTATTGCAGGAATTTACTAAATTTAAGCCTCAGGAAGCAGTTCTGGATTTTAATAAACAGTTGCTTACTACCCAGGTTTTTGTAGTAGCTTTTGCCAATGCCACGCAGTACGGCAATAATGCGCACATTGCCCCCAAAGCCGATATCAGAGATGGTTTGGTAGATGTATGCCTGATCCGGGATTTAGACTTTCGGAAGGCTATTCATTTAAGTTTAGGAATGCTTACAAAACGCATCGCCGCAGGTAGTTCAGCGGAGTACTTTACTTCCACGCATATTGCCGTAACCAGCGAACAACCTTTTAAATTTCACGCAGATGGAGAATACGTAGGCGAAGCAACTGAGTTTAAAGTAAGCATCAATCCTTTATCCTTAAAAGTTATTCATCCGAAAGGCTAATTAAAAAAAACACAAGTATCAGGATATTGGATGTTAGACTTTTGTATAAGTAAGTAGCAAATGATCATTCTATTATTTCATCCATTTCAACACTAAGGATATTAAATTGATTTCGTCCTGTTACTTATAATAAGGCGTTAAATCGAATATGTTTTTACTAAACAGATTAATTTTGTCTCCAATATCGGATATCCCGCCATTGGTGGTGTCTACACCATAGCCTTCAGGCTAAGGGAGAAGGATATCTTTTGGCGAAGGTTTACGTGTTCCGTTCTCCATTCTTTTGTGTTCTTTTCTGGCAATTTACAATAATCATTTAAAGATGTTCTCCAACCAGGTTTTTAGTTGCTCCAGCCCATTTCGAAGTGCTGGGCAGAAATGGATTATTCATTTTTTAAATAGCTCCTTGCTTTCCACTCGCTTAGCTCAAAATCTTTCTCCGCAACCCTCCTAAGCCTGGTTTCTACCTGCGTAGAAAGTAGAAGCACTAATAGCCGGCTATAGAGATAACATTCAAACCGAAATATGCTCATCTTGCCTGTTTTATCCAGCTCCAGCACGCTCTTCCCTATTTTATAGCGGCCGATAAAATAACCACTGGCCTCATTTAAAGCCTGCCTGTGCTTCAGCTTAGAGTATCCCATACCCAGTAGGTTTAATTCCCGCTCTACCTGCCTAGAGTCAAATTCCTGCAGTAACTTCAGATCACTCTCTTTGCCGTCCCGCACGGTTAATTGCCGTATGGAGCCGTTGATAAGTTCATACTGCTGGTGAATCTTAATGCTAGCCGACCCATTGTCGCCGCCACTGCCTTGGTAAAAAGCGGCCAGTGCGAGGGTAATTGGAAACTGGTAGCAGCCGTGAGCAGTACGCGCTCCCAAATAGCAGGCGGCGGAAGGTTTGTTTTACAGCGTAATGTTTGCTCAAAAACTTGTTCAAAGCAAGAGGGCAAGAACCTATCAGCAAAGGTATTAAACCGCTCATCCAGCGATTGTTTACTCCTCACTACGCCATACCTGTCAAACAGTTGTTCCCACATCTGGCTTAAGCTAAACTCCTTGCCGCTGGATACCATTAACAGGAGCAACGGCAAAAACATCCAGCCACTCAGCCGCGAGCTGCTCGGCTCAATAAAACGACTCTGCCGGGCTAGTTGCTTCAAGGCTGGTTGGTCAAAGAGAAGGCTTAATCGAGCTAAAATTTCCTCCTCGGACACAATGCTGCTCCTGTGCGCTGCTTGTTCCACGCCCCAAAAACAACCAGGATCCGCCTTTTAATTCCTTAGCCGGACGACTAGGGTGAAGACACCAACAATTATAATCCTTCCCCAGAGTACTTGCCGGTGAAAATATTCAAAAAGCGCTTTTAATTAGTAAATTTTAGAATTCTAAATAGATTTACAGTTACAATAATTGTACGCCATCGGCGACAAAGGTGATTTCTTTTTTGGGCTGCCCAATGGCTTGTATTTCCGCTGCCGATTTGCCCGCATCTTTTAAATAATGTTGCTGATCCGCTACGGAAATTACTTCCTGGTGAGCCGTTCCTTCTAAAACTACCTTTTTACCATTCAGATTTTTGGGCACAAAGAACCCATAATTCCGGAAACGGACTTTCATGCGGGTATTATCCGTAAGTTTTACATCCATCCAACAGCCTTTTACCTGACATACTTGTTGCACCACGCCCGATACTTTTACCTGTACCGAATCCTTACCGGCTATAAACTGGGGCAGTTCACTTGCCGCCATGCTTTTACCAGCGGATACCGCCCGGCCAAAATGAGTAGCAGGTTGTTTCTTACTATGAGCAGGAGCTGTAGTTTGGGCATATGCGTTTGAATGGCTTTGCCAAATACAAAAGCTGGTCATTAATAGAATAAATAGTAATTTCATGAGAGTACAATTAATTGAAAAACAAATGTTGTAATAGATTTTGCTATAGTTAACAGTAACATAAACCGATTCTGTAGCTACCGCTAAAACTCGTTCTGTTGGGTTATACGAATTTACTAAATTTAACAAAATAGTAAATAAAGAAAGATGTATTACTAGTGCAATCAACTAATCTGATCTAACTCTTTATGTGGTGCATACTAATGTTTAGAGAAGGTAGAATTAACTAGTAAAAGCGAAAGCCTAATTTTTATTTTAAGCAGCTTCTAGTAAATTTATTATTGAAATTACTCCAAAAATGATTGAAAAACCGGAGCCATTACAGGCGGTTTTTTGTTATACCTACGTTAAAGTAAGTAAGGCTTTAGGTTACACCATAAACTGCTCTAAAGAAAGCAATTGTTATAGTAAATTAAAGAATTAGTCAGATAAAACTTTGGCCATTTTAAAAGTTAGCAGATTTAAAAATTAGCCAGTATTAATTAAGTAAGAGAATTATATATGCCCTTTTCTTATTACTTACCTTACCGGTAGAAACGAGGCGCTTATGGAACCCGATAAAAAAAATACGATTGGTACATCCAGTAATTCTACTTTTGCCCGCATAGAAAAGGTGCATCCGTTTCTGATGATGCTTTATTTGGTTATAGTAGGAATCTCGGTAATGTTTCTGATTTTAATGGTAGCTTATATCCGGACCCGTATACTGGAAGAAGGCCCCATTAACCGGCATTTCTCGAAATTTTTTAGTATTAGTACCATCCTGCTGATTTGCAGTAGTTTTACCATAAGCCGTTCTATTTACTTTTACCTGAAAGATGATTTGTTCAAACTGAAGGCTGTACTTTGGGCAACTTTATTGCTCGGAATGGCTTTTGTCTGGTCGCAAATAGCCGGCTGGCGCGATATGGACATGCACGGTATTCCGTTTCGGAGTGGTTCGGGTACGTATGTTTACTTAATTTCAGCTTTGCACAGCCTCCATTTACTGGGTGGTTTTGGGTATTTGTCGTTTATGTTGCTTAAAACGCTGCACGCTTCCCTTAATCCTATTCGCTCGTTAGTATTTATTCGCAATCCTTACCGCCGGCAGCAATTAACTTTGCTGTGTACTTACTGGCATTTTATGGATATTTTGTGGGTTTGTATCTATCTGCTCTTTCTATTCTTTAATTAATCAGATTGTTCTAAATAAGGCTTAATTATTAGCGATTTATAAATATAAGTACAATCTAAAGGTGCGGTAAACTTTAATGAACGAGAGTTACATGGCCTTTGTATTCCTTATCCGAAAACTTAATCAGGTAATAATAAACCCCATCGGTAGCATTGTGGCCGTCCCACTTAAATTCACGGTTTGTACTGTTGTAAACTTGATTGCCCCACCGGTTAAAAATTGTAATACTGGCAAAAATACTTTCGCAATAATTCGGTGGTAAATTGGGCATCTGGAAGTAATCGTTCAGGCCATCGTTATTCGGGGTAAAAACATTAGCCGGGATAAAGCTAGTGGTATTGGGCGGTTGCACCAGAAAGATTACACTTTTTACTAAAATGGCATGCGGCTGACAGGCTTGCTCCTGCACCGAAAAATTTACCTTATACGATTCTCTATCCAGGGAGCGGCAATCCGGTGTCCAGGAAAAAGCCGTACGGGCAGAACCGTTACCAGAAGCAGGTGTAAATTGCATCCCGTAATCTGCTAAATTAAAATCTTCCCCGGCCGCGCTCAGTATAATTGGGTTTACATCCGGATCTAAGCCAAAAATAGAATCGTTAACCGAACCGCCAAACGGAATAGTAATGGTTTGACCTTCGAGTAAAGTTTTTAGTTGCGGAGGAGCATTAGGGTTATCGATGCGTACTTCAACGGTAGTTATTTTAGAAACCGGTTGACCACACACCATAGAGGTTGCCACAAAATCGAGTAAGTAGCTGTTTTGCCCGGTAGCGGAACAATCTATTTCCCACCGGAAAGGTACAGTAACGGCCCCTGGCCCGGAAGCAGTAGAAAAAGTAATTTTCTGGCTACCTAACTTAAAATTGCGCGGTTCCAGTTTTACCGTAACTTCTTCTTCGTCGGGGTCGGTGCCTATCGCATCAAAAGTAATAACATCTCCCATTTTAGCAGTTAGAACCGTATCCGGAGCGGTTGTACGAATAGTTGGTGGTTCGTTGGGTACCGGTTCTGCTATAATCGTCAGGTGAACGGTATCGGCTTTAGGTAAACTGCAGCCATTGTCTTTTACCATTACATCTAACAAATACGTTTTCCCTTTAGAATCTAAACAGCCCGGAAAACATAGCGTTGCTTTTAACGAATCCCTTTGCCCTCCCTGGTTTACCACGCCTTGTGTTACACTTAGAATTTTATCCGTCATCGTAAAATTAACGGGCCGGTAAGAAATAGTGAGCGGTTCGTCGGGGTCAGGGTCCATTATAAAAATATCAAGGCAGTGATTTCCATCCGGAGTCAGGCGCAAGGTGTCTCCTTCCCGGTAAGATACTTTTTGTCCCTGTACCTGAGCTGTAATTTGTGGTTTAGCATTAGTGGGGCAGTTTAAAACCAATAGCTGAAAATCGCGGCGGGTTTCGCCAATTCTAATATTATCTCGGTATTCAATGCAGCGTACCCCAAAAACAAATAAACCTAAACGGCTGGGTTGAACTACTAAACGACCGGTAAATCGATCAATAGACATACCTGGATTTCCCGGAATTTGATTATTAATTCCTAAACCGGCCGCCCAGCTTATAGTAGGGTAGGGACCACTGGAAGGAAATTCGGGTAAGGGATCGAACGGAGTACTGTAGCCATTAAGTGGGGTAATCATTTCATAGACCAGAGAATCGCCGTCGGTATCGCTGCCAGAAAAATCGTAATAAAATAATTCGTTAATGCAGGCATAATCGCTGAGCGGTGGAAAAAGCTTGGGCGAGGAATTTACAAAGGGCTTATTGTTTTTAACTACAGCCGGAAACTCTAAATAAAAAGCCTGCCCGGCATTTTGGGGGGATACTATATTGGATATTACGTTATTTCGGCAGCATCTTTCCCAAACCACATAATACCCCTGCGGACTGGTATACATAAAGGGGCTTAGCTGCACCGTACTGGTATAAACCAGCTTTTGGGTACTCAAGGAGGAGTTGGTGCAAGCAATGGAAGTATAGGCAACCGGTACCGATGAAGTTAAAGGTAGGTACACCTGTTGCATGAGTTCATTGGTTTGCTTGTCAAAAATACTGGCCACCAGGTCCGGGTCCAAAGCTCCCGGATTACCATTTAAATTATCAAAATACA
Proteins encoded in this region:
- a CDS encoding universal stress protein — protein: MNSLPLAIRKIVVPIDFSDLSQQAFQVALQLARKSGAMIKLLHIIELPLTSGYGTSYAGIEMNPVGAYQSYDFMLPELLEQSKQQMNRLVEAGNVQGVIVEAEVVADLAVNKIVNVVTEEQVDLVVIGSAGADGLEELLIGSDAEDVVRHCPCPVLTIKQPAAVNFEVKQILFPSDFAPETATIVPYLTFFQQFFGAQLNLLYVRTKNDSISEQELKDRMLAFVNAHQLTAVNLFIQPNSSASDGILEVVSTVTPDLILMPTHGRTGFAHLFHKSVAESVVNHASIPVLTFHWPNAQS
- a CDS encoding gliding motility-associated C-terminal domain-containing protein, with amino-acid sequence MKLRLLFLLFIGCFTLTARATHIVGGEFELEHLSSSNYRLTLNMYFDNLNGNPGALDPDLVASIFDKQTNELMQQVYLPLTSSVPVAYTSIACTNSSLSTQKLVYTSTVQLSPFMYTSPQGYYVVWERCCRNNVISNIVSPQNAGQAFYLEFPAVVKNNKPFVNSSPKLFPPLSDYACINELFYYDFSGSDTDGDSLVYEMITPLNGYSTPFDPLPEFPSSGPYPTISWAAGLGINNQIPGNPGMSIDRFTGRLVVQPSRLGLFVFGVRCIEYRDNIRIGETRRDFQLLVLNCPTNAKPQITAQVQGQKVSYREGDTLRLTPDGNHCLDIFIMDPDPDEPLTISYRPVNFTMTDKILSVTQGVVNQGGQRDSLKATLCFPGCLDSKGKTYLLDVMVKDNGCSLPKADTVHLTIIAEPVPNEPPTIRTTAPDTVLTAKMGDVITFDAIGTDPDEEEVTVKLEPRNFKLGSQKITFSTASGPGAVTVPFRWEIDCSATGQNSYLLDFVATSMVCGQPVSKITTVEVRIDNPNAPPQLKTLLEGQTITIPFGGSVNDSIFGLDPDVNPIILSAAGEDFNLADYGMQFTPASGNGSARTAFSWTPDCRSLDRESYKVNFSVQEQACQPHAILVKSVIFLVQPPNTTSFIPANVFTPNNDGLNDYFQMPNLPPNYCESIFASITIFNRWGNQVYNSTNREFKWDGHNATDGVYYYLIKFSDKEYKGHVTLVH
- a CDS encoding cytochrome c oxidase subunit 3; translated protein: MEPDKKNTIGTSSNSTFARIEKVHPFLMMLYLVIVGISVMFLILMVAYIRTRILEEGPINRHFSKFFSISTILLICSSFTISRSIYFYLKDDLFKLKAVLWATLLLGMAFVWSQIAGWRDMDMHGIPFRSGSGTYVYLISALHSLHLLGGFGYLSFMLLKTLHASLNPIRSLVFIRNPYRRQQLTLLCTYWHFMDILWVCIYLLFLFFN
- a CDS encoding diacylglycerol/lipid kinase family protein, translating into MAAKTNILFILNPKSGRTSQVNVPELLSRYLDASKFTSKLVFTEYAGHATELARQAAKDGYKIVGAIGGDGTVNEVATGLLDSDAILAILPKGSGNGLARHLDIPLNLRHAIRIINEYYSSAIDTCTINDHPFFCTAGIGFDAYISSVFASSTKRGLQTYIRLVLQEFTKFKPQEAVLDFNKQLLTTQVFVVAFANATQYGNNAHIAPKADIRDGLVDVCLIRDLDFRKAIHLSLGMLTKRIAAGSSAEYFTSTHIAVTSEQPFKFHADGEYVGEATEFKVSINPLSLKVIHPKG
- a CDS encoding DUF4920 domain-containing protein, producing MKLLFILLMTSFCIWQSHSNAYAQTTAPAHSKKQPATHFGRAVSAGKSMAASELPQFIAGKDSVQVKVSGVVQQVCQVKGCWMDVKLTDNTRMKVRFRNYGFFVPKNLNGKKVVLEGTAHQEVISVADQQHYLKDAGKSAAEIQAIGQPKKEITFVADGVQLL